One Kitasatospora sp. NBC_01287 DNA window includes the following coding sequences:
- a CDS encoding helix-turn-helix domain-containing protein: MEISDPKAIRALAHPLRLDLMELLATGGPATAARCGRVLGVPQANCSFHLRQLAKYGFVEEAGPGRDRRERQWRVPEVPPTVRVGAGGDRVLKRQLERLVVEREMQAILDHAAREERRPGPPDGGGSGGGGAAGVPGADGPPAAALLAAVAVLSAAEAAELADQWQALLAPYIARAGAAAGRPGPGQHHVRYFMAATPLPDLEARENEHATDD, translated from the coding sequence ATGGAGATCAGCGATCCCAAGGCGATCCGGGCCCTGGCCCACCCGCTCCGCCTCGATCTGATGGAGCTGCTGGCCACGGGCGGCCCCGCGACGGCCGCGCGCTGCGGGCGGGTCCTCGGGGTCCCGCAGGCGAACTGCTCCTTCCACCTCCGCCAACTCGCCAAGTACGGGTTCGTGGAGGAGGCCGGCCCAGGGCGCGACCGGCGTGAGCGCCAGTGGCGGGTGCCCGAGGTGCCACCGACCGTGCGGGTCGGGGCGGGCGGTGACCGGGTGCTCAAGCGGCAGCTCGAACGGCTCGTGGTGGAGCGGGAGATGCAGGCGATCCTCGACCACGCGGCCCGCGAGGAGCGGCGCCCCGGCCCGCCCGATGGCGGGGGGAGCGGCGGCGGTGGGGCTGCGGGCGTCCCGGGCGCCGACGGGCCGCCCGCGGCGGCCCTGCTGGCCGCCGTGGCGGTGCTCTCCGCCGCCGAGGCCGCCGAGCTCGCCGACCAGTGGCAGGCGCTGCTCGCGCCCTACATCGCCAGGGCGGGCGCGGCGGCCGGGCGGCCGGGCCCCGGACAGCACCACGTGCGGTACTTCATGGCGGCGACTCCGCTGCCCGACCTCGAAGCGCGGGAGAACGAGCATGCGACCGACGACTGA
- a CDS encoding MFS transporter yields the protein MTAIESASEAAPAPAPAPAPAPAAAAAADAAKALPPAPASLWRDQRFRRFWAGQSVSQLGDRVSELAIPLIAVGALRASAAQVSLLTALITAPNLLAVFSGAWVDQQRRKRRLMVLADLSRALVLATLPLAYLLGAVTLTQLYVVAVLVGAAAVLFNSAYSPFFAHLVPRSSYLEANSKLSVSRSGSYVVGPAIGGALIQALTAPVAVLVDALSFLASALLVGRIPLDEPPVATAPGEELSMLGRARQGLAFVVRHPVLRASLGCCSTVNFFGFVANALLVLFASRTLGLGAGTIGLAFGIGATGGLLGAVLAPRLARRIGLGSTIALGAVLFPAPWAITALAHGPLWGKVGALAATEFLSGIGVMFLDVNLNSLQASVIPDGLRSRVSGAFSTVNYGIRPVGALVGGLLGSTIGLRPTLLLAAVGGSLGVCWLLVSPIPRIRSLDSVVVPGEGAGGEGTRRETAA from the coding sequence ATGACCGCCATCGAGTCCGCGTCCGAGGCTGCACCCGCACCCGCACCCGCACCCGCACCCGCACCCGCTGCCGCTGCCGCCGCCGACGCCGCCAAGGCCTTACCGCCCGCCCCCGCTTCGCTCTGGCGCGATCAACGCTTCCGGCGCTTCTGGGCCGGCCAGTCCGTCTCGCAACTCGGCGACAGAGTCTCTGAGTTGGCGATCCCACTGATAGCCGTCGGCGCGCTGCGAGCCTCCGCCGCCCAGGTCTCGCTGCTGACCGCGCTGATCACGGCCCCGAACCTGCTGGCCGTCTTCTCCGGCGCCTGGGTGGACCAGCAGCGCCGCAAGCGCCGGCTGATGGTCCTCGCCGACCTGAGCCGGGCCCTGGTGCTCGCCACGCTCCCGCTCGCCTATCTGCTCGGCGCGGTGACGCTCACTCAGCTCTACGTCGTCGCCGTGCTGGTGGGCGCCGCGGCGGTGCTCTTCAACAGCGCCTACTCGCCCTTCTTCGCCCACCTGGTGCCGCGCTCCTCCTACCTGGAGGCCAACAGCAAACTCAGTGTCAGCAGGTCGGGCTCCTACGTGGTCGGACCGGCCATCGGCGGCGCGCTGATCCAGGCGCTGACCGCGCCGGTGGCCGTGCTGGTCGACGCGCTCTCGTTCCTGGCCTCCGCGCTGCTGGTCGGCCGGATCCCGCTCGACGAACCGCCGGTGGCCACGGCCCCGGGCGAGGAGCTGTCGATGCTCGGCCGGGCCCGGCAGGGGCTGGCCTTCGTGGTCCGGCACCCGGTGCTGCGGGCCAGTCTGGGCTGCTGCAGCACCGTCAACTTCTTCGGCTTCGTGGCCAACGCGCTGCTGGTGCTCTTCGCCAGCCGCACTCTCGGTCTCGGTGCGGGCACCATCGGCCTGGCCTTCGGGATCGGCGCGACTGGCGGCCTGCTCGGCGCGGTGCTCGCCCCCCGGCTGGCCCGGCGGATCGGTCTTGGCAGCACCATCGCCCTGGGGGCGGTGCTCTTCCCGGCGCCGTGGGCCATCACCGCCCTGGCCCACGGCCCGCTCTGGGGCAAGGTCGGCGCGCTCGCCGCGACGGAGTTCCTCAGCGGCATCGGGGTGATGTTCCTGGACGTGAACCTCAACTCCCTTCAGGCCAGCGTCATCCCGGACGGCCTGCGCAGCCGGGTGTCCGGCGCGTTCAGCACTGTCAACTACGGCATCCGGCCCGTCGGCGCCCTGGTCGGCGGCCTGCTCGGCAGCACGATCGGCCTGCGACCGACCCTGCTGCTGGCCGCGGTGGGCGGCAGCCTCGGGGTCTGCTGGCTGCTCGTCTCGCCGATCCCGCGGATCCGCTCGCTGGACTCGGTGGTGGTGCCGGGCGAGGGCGCTGGGGGCGAGGGCACCAGGCGCGAGACGGCCGCGTGA
- a CDS encoding helix-turn-helix domain-containing protein has protein sequence MTRGNHLGDVELTDPQAMRALAHPVRLAILEHLRRQGPSTATELAPDVGATPSVTSWHLRHLAGFGLVRDAEPGPDRRARRWEAVGRGFRFDTGGDGEGGEAARALAQQMFLRYGDLPQRWITEVAPGLTPEWRGLGGLANTRLTVSADELAEIEDAIERILAPYATREPAERPADSRGVRLMRYVLPEAAEVTAAIDATAATAATAATEQQGEQA, from the coding sequence ATGACTCGTGGCAACCATCTCGGTGATGTCGAGCTCACCGACCCCCAGGCCATGCGCGCCCTCGCCCATCCGGTGCGGCTGGCCATCCTCGAACACCTCCGGCGCCAAGGCCCCTCCACGGCGACCGAGTTGGCCCCCGACGTCGGGGCGACCCCGTCGGTCACCAGTTGGCACCTGCGGCACTTGGCCGGCTTCGGGCTGGTCCGGGACGCGGAGCCCGGGCCCGACCGCAGGGCGCGGCGCTGGGAGGCGGTCGGCCGCGGCTTCCGGTTCGACACGGGGGGTGACGGCGAGGGCGGGGAGGCGGCGAGGGCCCTGGCCCAGCAGATGTTCCTGCGCTACGGCGACCTGCCGCAGCGCTGGATCACCGAGGTCGCACCCGGCCTCACGCCCGAGTGGCGCGGGCTCGGCGGACTGGCCAACACCCGGCTCACCGTCTCCGCCGACGAACTCGCCGAGATCGAGGACGCGATCGAGCGCATCCTCGCGCCGTATGCGACCAGGGAGCCGGCGGAGCGGCCGGCCGACAGCCGCGGGGTGCGGCTGATGCGTTATGTGCTGCCGGAGGCCGCTGAGGTCACCGCTGCCATCGATGCCACCGCTGCCACCGCTGCCACCGCTGCCACCGAGCAGCAGGGGGAGCAGGCATGA
- a CDS encoding SAV_915 family protein: MTTASRIPQDLAVRHVPVRSTGAVQLLRLFRQRDGSRCAVAFSSSGALHALLGADQASAELTEQALRELIEPLGVRILLLDPRLVAPPAPLPSAVAPASPAPLALDPSVTAPR; the protein is encoded by the coding sequence GTGACCACCGCATCCCGCATCCCGCAGGACCTCGCCGTCCGCCACGTCCCGGTCCGCTCCACCGGCGCCGTCCAGCTGCTGCGCCTGTTCCGGCAGCGCGACGGGAGCCGCTGCGCCGTCGCCTTCAGCTCGTCCGGTGCCCTGCACGCCCTTCTCGGCGCGGACCAGGCCTCGGCCGAGCTGACCGAGCAGGCCCTGCGCGAGCTGATCGAGCCGCTCGGTGTGCGCATCCTGCTGCTGGACCCCAGGCTGGTCGCCCCACCGGCTCCGCTCCCGTCCGCAGTGGCTCCCGCTTCCCCCGCCCCGCTGGCGCTCGACCCCTCGGTGACCGCTCCTCGGTGA
- a CDS encoding metal ABC transporter permease: MSTVLSQAFFQHALLAGTFIALACGLVGYFLVLRAQLFTGDALSHVAFTGAMAALAGGYDLRLGLFAATIGVGLLLGGLGRRGRPDDVVIGSVFAWILGLGAFFLTVYTTSRSGSGQGGAGTSVLFGSIFGLDGSQTTLAVVIAGAICLLVLLIGRPLLFATLDEAVAAARGVPVRLLGFGFLVLVGGCAAEATQAVGSLLLLGLLAAPAGAAIRLTDRPFRALALSAGLAVAEMWGGLLLSARFQQLPPSFAIMATATAVYAATFLVRPGSGSGRLATA; this comes from the coding sequence ATGAGTACGGTGCTCTCCCAGGCCTTCTTCCAGCACGCCCTGCTGGCCGGTACCTTCATCGCGCTGGCCTGCGGCCTGGTCGGCTACTTCCTGGTGCTGCGGGCCCAGCTGTTCACCGGGGACGCGCTCAGCCACGTCGCGTTCACCGGCGCGATGGCGGCCCTGGCGGGCGGCTACGACCTGCGCCTGGGCCTGTTCGCCGCGACCATCGGCGTGGGCCTGCTGCTCGGCGGCCTCGGCCGGCGCGGGCGGCCCGACGACGTGGTGATCGGCAGCGTCTTCGCCTGGATCCTGGGCCTCGGCGCGTTCTTCCTCACCGTCTACACCACTTCGCGCAGCGGCTCGGGCCAGGGCGGCGCCGGCACCAGCGTGCTCTTCGGCTCGATCTTCGGACTGGACGGCTCGCAGACCACGCTGGCGGTCGTCATCGCCGGCGCGATCTGCCTGCTGGTCCTGCTGATCGGCCGTCCGCTGCTCTTCGCCACGCTCGACGAGGCCGTCGCGGCGGCGCGCGGGGTGCCGGTGCGGCTGCTCGGCTTCGGCTTCCTGGTGCTGGTCGGCGGCTGCGCGGCGGAGGCCACCCAGGCGGTCGGCTCGCTGCTGCTGCTCGGCCTGCTGGCGGCGCCCGCCGGTGCGGCGATCCGGCTGACGGACCGTCCGTTCCGCGCGCTGGCGCTCTCCGCGGGCCTGGCGGTCGCCGAGATGTGGGGCGGCCTGCTGCTCAGCGCGCGGTTCCAGCAGCTGCCGCCGAGCTTCGCCATCATGGCCACGGCCACCGCGGTGTACGCGGCGACCTTCCTGGTCCGGCCCGGGAGCGGCAGCGGGCGGCTGGCGACGGCATGA
- a CDS encoding metal ABC transporter permease, which produces MSLAADVTSPAFSWNLVADFQDMWSYAFMVNAFRAGLVVSLVCAVVGWFMVLRRQTFAGHTLSVAAFPGASLAVLAGFSTSLGYFGFCVAAALVIAALGRRGQGDGAEESAVTGTVQAFALACGFLFISLYKGLLDGPTALLFGSFLGITTGQVTVLAIVAAVVLALLAVIGRPLLFASVDPQVAAGRGVPVRALATVFLVLLGAATAEASQITGTLLVFALMVIPAATAAQLTARPGLSLLLAVLLGLGACWAGLVAAYYQPYPLGFFVTGFAFAGYVLAQLLRLAREALGRSRTPLLIGAAA; this is translated from the coding sequence GTGTCGCTCGCAGCTGACGTGACGTCACCCGCCTTCTCCTGGAACCTGGTCGCGGACTTCCAGGACATGTGGTCCTACGCCTTCATGGTCAACGCCTTCCGGGCCGGCCTGGTCGTCTCGCTGGTCTGCGCGGTGGTCGGCTGGTTCATGGTGCTGCGCCGCCAGACCTTCGCCGGGCACACCCTCTCGGTGGCCGCCTTCCCGGGGGCCTCGCTGGCGGTGCTCGCCGGATTCAGCACCTCGCTCGGCTACTTCGGCTTCTGCGTGGCGGCCGCGCTGGTGATCGCCGCGCTCGGCCGCCGGGGCCAGGGCGACGGCGCGGAGGAGTCCGCCGTCACGGGGACCGTCCAAGCCTTCGCGCTGGCCTGCGGGTTCCTCTTCATCAGCCTCTACAAGGGCCTGCTGGACGGGCCGACCGCGCTGCTCTTCGGCAGCTTCCTGGGCATCACCACCGGCCAGGTGACGGTACTGGCCATCGTCGCCGCCGTGGTGCTCGCCCTGCTCGCGGTGATCGGCCGCCCGCTGCTCTTCGCCTCGGTCGACCCGCAGGTGGCGGCCGGGCGCGGAGTGCCGGTCCGGGCGCTCGCCACCGTCTTCCTGGTGCTGCTGGGCGCGGCCACCGCCGAGGCCAGCCAGATCACCGGCACGCTGCTGGTCTTCGCGCTGATGGTGATCCCCGCGGCCACCGCCGCGCAGCTGACCGCCCGCCCGGGGCTCAGCCTGCTGCTCGCGGTGCTGCTCGGCCTGGGCGCCTGCTGGGCGGGCCTGGTCGCCGCGTACTACCAGCCCTATCCGCTGGGCTTCTTCGTGACCGGTTTCGCCTTCGCCGGCTACGTGCTGGCGCAGCTGCTGCGCCTGGCGCGCGAGGCACTGGGCCGGTCGCGGACCCCGCTGCTGATCGGGGCCGCGGCATGA
- a CDS encoding metal ABC transporter ATP-binding protein, with protein sequence MSIQPAETTGTTGTTGTTGTTGTTGTTGTTGALPLPGQQQRRLPAADPAAAEATAEVTAEATAPVTAEPVLTLRGAAVRVGGRTLWSGVDLTVGAGEFTAVLGPNGVGKSTLVKVLLGVLPVAAGQVTVLGGPPGARRGARRSTVEGGGVGYLPQRRNFDAGVRIRGIDVVRLGLDGDQWGVPVPFLGGAKRRAARERVAEVIELVGAAGYAHRPIGQCSGGEQQRLLIAQALVRRPSVLLLDEPLDSLDLPNQSAIAALLGRICHQEGVSVVMVAHDVNPILHHLDRVVYLAQGGAMAGPPAEVITSETLTRLYGTPVEVLRTSSGRLVVVGQPEAQARHTDRHADRHTDRHADQGADQQGGGDDRVARS encoded by the coding sequence ATGAGCATCCAGCCTGCGGAGACGACCGGCACGACCGGGACGACCGGGACGACCGGGACGACCGGGACGACCGGTACCACCGGCACCACTGGCGCCCTCCCGCTGCCCGGTCAGCAGCAACGGCGGCTGCCCGCCGCCGACCCGGCTGCCGCCGAGGCCACCGCGGAGGTCACCGCGGAGGCCACCGCCCCGGTCACCGCCGAGCCGGTGCTGACGCTGCGCGGCGCGGCCGTGCGGGTGGGCGGGCGCACCCTCTGGTCGGGGGTCGACCTGACCGTCGGGGCAGGGGAGTTCACGGCGGTACTGGGCCCCAACGGGGTCGGCAAGTCGACATTGGTGAAGGTGCTGCTCGGGGTGCTCCCGGTGGCGGCCGGCCAGGTCACCGTGCTCGGCGGCCCGCCCGGTGCCCGGCGCGGCGCGCGCCGCTCGACGGTCGAGGGCGGCGGCGTCGGCTACCTGCCGCAGCGCCGCAACTTCGACGCCGGTGTGCGGATCCGCGGGATCGACGTGGTGCGCCTGGGGCTGGACGGGGACCAGTGGGGGGTCCCCGTCCCGTTCCTGGGCGGTGCCAAGCGGCGCGCGGCCCGGGAGCGGGTGGCCGAGGTGATCGAGTTGGTCGGCGCCGCCGGCTACGCGCACCGGCCGATCGGCCAGTGCTCGGGCGGTGAACAGCAGCGGCTGCTGATCGCGCAGGCCCTGGTGCGCCGGCCCTCGGTGCTGCTGCTCGACGAGCCGCTGGACAGCCTGGACCTGCCCAACCAGAGCGCGATCGCCGCGCTGCTCGGCCGGATCTGCCACCAGGAGGGGGTGTCGGTGGTGATGGTCGCGCACGACGTGAACCCGATCCTGCACCACCTCGACCGGGTGGTCTACCTCGCCCAGGGCGGCGCGATGGCCGGCCCGCCGGCCGAGGTGATCACCTCCGAGACGCTGACCCGCCTGTACGGCACGCCGGTCGAGGTGCTGCGCACCAGCAGCGGACGCCTGGTGGTGGTCGGCCAGCCCGAGGCCCAGGCCCGGCACACCGACCGGCATGCCGACCGGCACACCGACCGGCATGCTGATCAGGGCGCTGATCAGCAGGGCGGGGGTGACGACCGTGTCGCTCGCAGCTGA
- a CDS encoding metal ABC transporter solute-binding protein, Zn/Mn family: MHNARSGVGHGHRRITTTALGVLAVAVLAGTSACSTASRAATSAADGSRPIRVVAAENFWGSIATQLGGSHVKVQSLITNPNTDPHSYEPTTADGRAVESADYVVTNGIGYDTWSDKLLAATPEPHRTVLKVGTLLGKKEGDNPHQWYSADSVHQVVDRITADYQKLDPADAAYFDAQRQSFLTQALGPYDQLESGIKATYAGTPIGASESIVTPLAESLGLKLLTPESFLDAMSEGNDPTAADKATIDRQIATRQIKVYVFNTQNSDPDVMAQVNAAKAQGIPVAQVTETLAPAGDTFQDWQVQELQGIENALKQVVGA, translated from the coding sequence ATGCACAACGCCAGGTCCGGCGTCGGTCACGGTCACCGCCGCATCACCACCACGGCCCTCGGCGTGCTCGCCGTCGCCGTGCTCGCCGGCACCAGCGCGTGCTCGACGGCCTCCCGGGCCGCCACCTCGGCGGCCGACGGCTCCCGTCCGATCCGGGTGGTGGCCGCGGAGAACTTCTGGGGCAGCATCGCCACCCAGCTCGGCGGCAGCCATGTCAAGGTGCAGAGCCTGATCACCAACCCGAACACCGACCCGCACTCCTACGAGCCCACCACGGCCGACGGCCGAGCCGTGGAGTCGGCGGACTACGTGGTCACCAACGGCATCGGCTACGACACCTGGTCGGACAAGCTGCTCGCCGCCACCCCGGAGCCGCACCGCACCGTGCTGAAGGTCGGCACGCTGCTGGGCAAGAAGGAGGGCGACAACCCGCACCAGTGGTACTCGGCGGACAGCGTGCACCAGGTGGTCGACCGGATCACCGCCGACTACCAGAAGCTCGACCCCGCCGACGCGGCCTACTTCGACGCCCAGCGGCAGAGCTTCCTGACCCAGGCGCTGGGCCCGTACGACCAGTTGGAGAGCGGGATCAAGGCGACCTACGCCGGCACCCCGATCGGCGCCTCGGAGTCCATCGTGACGCCGCTGGCGGAGTCCCTGGGCCTGAAGCTGCTGACGCCGGAGAGCTTCCTGGACGCGATGAGCGAGGGCAACGACCCGACCGCCGCCGACAAGGCGACGATCGACCGGCAGATCGCCACCAGGCAGATCAAGGTCTACGTCTTCAACACGCAGAACTCCGACCCCGATGTGATGGCCCAGGTGAACGCGGCCAAGGCGCAGGGCATACCCGTCGCCCAGGTCACCGAGACCCTGGCGCCGGCCGGTGACACGTTCCAGGACTGGCAGGTCCAGGAGTTGCAGGGCATCGAGAACGCGCTGAAGCAGGTGGTGGGCGCATGA
- a CDS encoding LysR family transcriptional regulator: MELRTLEYFVAVAEEASFTRAAARFHLAQPAISQQIRSLERELGEPLFERSSRRVRLNPAGEALLPYARRMLADASAVRAEFAARSGLLTGTLALGAVDGVEHTELPSVLGAFHRHHPGVGVRLIGGTSAELIGRVRQGTLDAAVVALPREPLEPALRAEVLLRDEVVAVRPAAEVPAGHAELPLTELDGVPLITYAPDSGLRPHLESAFRAAGAEFRPLTETNDVALQAALVLAGIGTALSAGTDRALRDDDRLVLLPLRPRVHYAKALVWRTDPAPVAPLRALLALRGQEVTLR; encoded by the coding sequence ATGGAGCTGCGGACCCTGGAGTACTTCGTCGCGGTCGCCGAGGAGGCCTCGTTCACCCGGGCGGCCGCCCGCTTCCACCTCGCGCAGCCGGCGATCAGCCAGCAGATCCGCTCGCTGGAGCGGGAGTTGGGTGAGCCGCTGTTCGAGCGCAGCTCGCGCCGGGTCCGGTTGAACCCGGCGGGCGAGGCGCTGCTGCCCTACGCCCGGCGGATGTTGGCCGACGCCTCGGCGGTGCGGGCGGAGTTCGCCGCGCGGTCGGGGCTGCTGACCGGCACCCTGGCACTGGGTGCGGTGGACGGCGTGGAGCACACCGAACTGCCTTCCGTGCTGGGCGCGTTCCACCGTCATCACCCGGGCGTCGGGGTGCGGCTGATCGGCGGTACCAGTGCGGAGCTGATCGGCCGGGTCCGTCAGGGCACCCTCGACGCGGCCGTGGTGGCGCTGCCCCGGGAGCCGCTGGAGCCCGCGCTCCGGGCCGAGGTGCTGCTCCGCGACGAGGTGGTCGCCGTCCGTCCGGCCGCCGAGGTGCCGGCGGGGCATGCGGAACTGCCGCTGACCGAGCTCGACGGGGTGCCGCTGATCACCTATGCCCCGGACAGCGGGCTGCGGCCGCACCTGGAGAGCGCCTTCCGTGCGGCCGGGGCCGAGTTCCGGCCGTTGACCGAGACCAACGACGTGGCGCTGCAGGCCGCCCTGGTGCTGGCGGGCATCGGCACCGCGCTCTCGGCCGGGACGGACCGGGCGCTCAGGGACGACGACCGTCTCGTGCTGCTGCCACTGCGCCCCCGGGTCCACTACGCCAAGGCCCTGGTCTGGCGCACCGACCCGGCGCCGGTCGCGCCGCTGCGCGCGCTGCTCGCGCTCCGCGGTCAAGAAGTGACACTGCGCTGA
- a CDS encoding MFS transporter has translation MTTQARTAAGTATHSPTHAPAHSPGHSSLHAATPDTVLTSRQLTLMAVAAGVSVANVYYLQPLLRPLAADFAVSPAAAGLLPTLTMVGYALGLLLIVPAADRVGVRRLGGRLNAVRTAALVVLAAAPGYPVFAAASVVLGAASVLAQILLPAAVTLSAPAATGRVTARITAGLFGGIVGARVLSGAVAGPLGWRAVYVISALLTVLLHLALRGLPEPAARTALPYRKLIGSLGPLWRQDRALRRAVTIAALGFAAFNLFWTAVTLYVTGAPHRWSPAAAGLLGLVGIAGTATVLLVGRRLDQGRGRALTMGAAAAMTLALLAAGSAGAATPVLLGAALLLDSGARVSNLANQSSALSGHPEARARLNTLYMTGYFTAGTAGSAAGALLLTHGGWPAACALGALLSASAGLLAARRP, from the coding sequence ATGACCACGCAGGCCCGTACCGCCGCCGGCACCGCCACCCACTCCCCGACCCACGCCCCGGCCCACTCCCCCGGCCACTCCTCGCTCCACGCCGCCACCCCGGACACTGTCCTGACGTCCCGTCAACTGACCCTGATGGCAGTGGCGGCCGGGGTCAGCGTCGCCAACGTCTACTACCTGCAGCCGCTGCTGCGCCCGCTCGCCGCCGACTTCGCGGTGAGCCCGGCGGCGGCCGGCCTGCTGCCCACCCTCACGATGGTCGGGTACGCGCTGGGACTGCTGCTGATCGTCCCCGCCGCCGACCGGGTGGGCGTGCGGCGACTGGGCGGCCGGCTCAACGCCGTCCGGACCGCCGCGCTCGTGGTGCTGGCCGCCGCACCCGGCTACCCGGTCTTCGCCGCCGCCTCGGTCGTGCTCGGCGCCGCCAGTGTGCTCGCCCAGATCCTGCTGCCGGCCGCCGTGACGCTCTCCGCCCCCGCCGCGACCGGGCGGGTCACCGCCCGGATCACGGCGGGCCTGTTCGGCGGCATCGTCGGCGCCCGGGTGCTCTCCGGCGCGGTCGCCGGGCCGCTCGGCTGGCGGGCCGTCTACGTCATCTCGGCGCTGCTGACCGTGCTGCTGCACCTGGCGCTGCGCGGCCTGCCCGAACCGGCGGCGCGGACCGCCCTGCCCTACCGGAAGTTGATCGGCTCACTCGGTCCGCTCTGGCGCCAGGACCGGGCGCTGCGCCGGGCCGTCACGATCGCGGCCCTCGGCTTCGCGGCGTTCAACCTCTTCTGGACCGCCGTCACCCTCTATGTCACCGGCGCCCCGCACCGCTGGAGCCCGGCGGCCGCCGGGCTGCTCGGACTGGTCGGGATCGCGGGCACCGCCACCGTGCTGCTCGTCGGCCGCCGGCTGGACCAGGGCCGGGGCCGGGCGCTGACCATGGGCGCGGCGGCGGCGATGACCCTGGCGCTGCTCGCGGCCGGCTCGGCCGGCGCCGCCACCCCGGTCCTGCTCGGTGCGGCCCTGCTGCTGGACTCCGGCGCCCGGGTCAGCAACCTGGCCAACCAGAGCAGCGCGCTGAGCGGCCACCCCGAGGCCCGGGCCCGCCTCAACACCCTCTACATGACCGGCTACTTCACCGCCGGCACGGCCGGCTCGGCGGCCGGCGCCCTGCTGCTCACCCACGGCGGCTGGCCGGCCGCCTGCGCTCTGGGAGCGCTGCTCAGCGCGTCGGCGGGTCTGCTGGCCGCCCGGCGGCCGTGA